In Granulicella mallensis MP5ACTX8, the sequence CTTATTTTCGCACGCCGCCGGGGTGCTGCGTTTCCTGCATGATCGCTCACCAGTGAGAAATGAAGGTAAGAGAGGTCAGGAGTCTTCACCTCAAGAGACAACCCACCAGAGCGTGCCTGGCCTCTTAAAGTCCTTTGAAACTTATAAAAGCCCTCTTCCGTTCTCCCTGACAGAATAGGGACGAAGGCAAGCTGTCGCGGAGGATCGAGTGGAGAGTCTGATGAGTTTTTTGTTTCCGGTGCTGATGATCGGCATCTTCGTCGCCGTCTTTGGAGGGATCTATCTTCGTCGCCGTCGCAACCAAAGAATCCTGACGGAGGGCGACCTGACGGTGGCCCTGGTGCTCGACATTCATCAGACAGGCACCGTGATCAATCAATCTCCGGTGATGGCCTTGCAGCTGCGGCTGGAGCAGACCGGACAGGCCACGCGAGAGCTCAATCTGCGCCAGGTGATCGACCTCGGCAACATCCCTCGGGTCGGGGAGCAGGTTTATATCTCGGTCGACAAGAAGAATCCCAATGCGGCGGTCTATATGGGATTGGTGACCGCACTCAATAGCCAGGCGGGAATAGCTGCAAGCCAGACGCAGATGGTCGCCGACGCCGCTTCCATCTCCCCCAGATTGCGCGAGAGCAAAACCTTTGGCGTGGCGACCATTCAGGGAATGGCCGCCGGAACAGCGCCAGGAGCGACAGTCTTCACCCTGGAGATCGACTCCTGCGTAGAGCCGAAGCGCGTGGTGACGATCGAGCAGGTAATGCAGAACAATCCCTTCCGTGTGGGAGACCGCGCGTACCTCTTCGTCAGCAAAGAAGATAAAAACGCTGTGGCCGTAGTCCCGCTCTCCCTGGTCGGCGGCCAGAAGATCGATCCGAATAATAACCGCCTGGACGCTCTCGTGCTGGGCCCGCAGATCCTGCACGAAGGCAAGAAGGCGATGGCGACCGTCACCGAAGCGGACGAGGTCAAGGTGAACAACGGCTTCCTGGAGAAGCGCGGCGTACAGCGCTGGCATATGCAGTTTCTCGTGAAGCCGGAAGACGGCAGCATGGCCTATGCGGCGGAACAGACCCTCTCATTCACCAAGCCGGAGAGGGTACAGCGCGTCTGCAGAATCGGCGCGGAGGTTCCGATACGCATCGACTGGAACGATCCCCACACCATCGTCACAGACCCGCTGGCCATGGGATATCCAGACCCCTATGTAACTGTCATGGATATGTACAAAGATGCTTTGGCGGCAGGTGAGATTGAACAGCCGAAGTAACTAAGTGCAATTCAAATTGTTAGTGGTTAGGTGCCTTGAAGCCAAGAACTACGAGGAGCCTTTTGGGGTGCATTCTGCATTTTTCTGGGGGAAGATGGATTCGAGCCTCAGTTCGTGCGAATATCGATCACAGCTTCGTAAGGAACTGAAATGCATTGGCACTTCTCTAGTTACGTGAGGCGAGAGAAACTAGGTAGCTATTTGGGCAGATGGAAGTGAAGGCCGCTTGCAACGATATCGTCCGGCCATAACTGTTTGCCTTCGCGGTTCGCTGTCTATAGGCAAAGATGTGATCGCATCATGGGCCTTTGCCAAGATCGCCCGTTTGGGTTCGCTGATCAACAGATGCACATGCTCTGGCATCACAACATAGGCATTGATATAGAAGTCGTACTTTATACGCATCTTTTCTAAAGACTCTTCGAAGAGCTCGCGCATCGCAGGAGTACCGAGATACGGAAGCCCCGATAACAAGAGAAGGTCAAAAAATAGAGGTTTCCCGTCTATTGATAGCGAACTAGATCCTTCGCGTGTCACTCATCCTACAGCCCATATATCAAAAGTGAGATGTCGGGCACCCTCTTTGCTTTCGATTCAGACCTTGGCCATCCGCCCCTATACGTTGGCTCACCCGCCCCCTCACCACCCCACGCATCACGATGGCACTATCGTGAATAAGTCCCTCAATATTTTCAAGTACATGTGAGCGACCCGTTTTTGTAGCATGGCGGACTTTTACCTGATGCTGCTTGGAATGTTATGGCGATCGAGATTTTCAGGCGAAAACCGGTATGACATTCGCCCTGGGCTCAGCTCATCCTGGGGTTCTAAATCTTCAATAGGTTTAAGTTCAAGCCCGGTGAGTCCAGAGTCCTTCAGGATCTGGGCAGTGTCAAACTTAGTAAAGATGTAGCTGGGAAGAGGCCAGACCATGAAAATATCCGATCCATCCCACTGACTCCAATCAACTAATTTTGTCCAGTCCTTAACGCCGCTGTACTTTAACATGCCACAGGCCGAGCACTCGTAAGTTAAATGCACACCAGATTCCGGAGCTGCGATTCCACCCCAACCGGTCGCGAAAAACTCCACATATTCATCTGTATAAATCTGCTTTCCGCTTGTCACTACAGCAGGACGCGTGGAAAGTCCAGTTAGCCCCATCGAATTCAGCGCGGCAGCCACATCCTTGCGTACAAGGCATTCCGAGTACCAACTCCAAATAAAATCGTTCTTGAGTGCCGCCTTGGCGAAATTGACGTTCAGCTCAGTTAATCGAGCGCCCGCTCTTTGGTGGCCTGGATCAACTGGACAAATAACCGACGCAAGGTCTGTGGACTTGTTCCAAGTACCACGTAAGTCCCACGAGTCGGCTTGTAAACGAAAAACTTCTCTTTTCACTGTTTCCATCAGATCCCGAAAGCCTTTCGCATTCTTGCTAGCTGTGCAAGGATTTGTTGTTTCGACGCGTTACCATTGTTCTCGATCCATCTGGCCCATGTCTGGTTCCAACCATCAGACCCCTGTGCATGCACACCATTTGGCTTGAGCCTATGTTGAGTTCTGCCCAACGGAATTGTATGATCTTCCACGTCTAGGCCCGCCCGCTCAAAGAACGAAGCGAACTGTCGAGGAAGCAGATGGTGGATTTCGATTGCGTCGGTGGCTTCTCCAGCATCTGGAATGGCAAGCATTCCCGCAAAAATAATACCAGCACCAATCCGCTGTGAATCATTGTTTAGGGGGATCGGAGGCTGTCCCTGCCCTTGATGTCCTCGCAGCGAGCCATATGCATCTTGGCTCTCATTGCGTAGCTCGGTCACCATTCCTGAAGCAACCCCGCCTACGTTAACCGAGACAGGACCTACAGAAACAAAGCCGGTCTGAGAAGTCGTGACCGACGAATTATCGTTGCTCGCCGCAAAAAGGTTGTGAAAGAAACCGCCAATGCACGACCAAATGGAGCTTTGCGACTGCCCGTAACAGTGGCCGTCGTCATCCGTCTGTGAAAGAGGGTTATTGCCAACATATCCGTATAAATTCAGACTCTGGGGATCGCTCAGATCAGCATATGGAACAGGGTCAGGATCATGACTGTAATCGGGGGACATCCAGCGGCCCATGTTTGAACCGTAGTATCTGGCCCCGAAGTAGTCCAGCCCTGATTCTGTGTCGCGTTCTTTGCCGGTAAAGAACGTTGGAGACGGAAAGCAGGTCCCGCTGCTTTGTTGGTTATCCCCGAAAGGTTGACTGGTAGTAGTCTCGCAGAGCGTTCCAGCGCTATTGGCTCTGGCACGTTCCGTGCCAAGCCAATCCGACAACACGTAGGTCAGATTGCCATTCTGGTCATAGGTTCCCAGATGTCGCGATCCAGCATAGACCTCCCGGCGGATGACATTGAAGGAACCATCCAGTTCGGTGATCACGTGGCCCGCTTGGTCATACAGGTAAACGTTGGTGAGCGTGTTGCCACTGTACTTGGCCACACGCTGTCCCTCGGCATCGTAGACATAGCGGGTACCGTTGGCGTTGATCAGCCTACTCTCGGCGTCGTATTGCAGTGGAACTACACCAGTGCCCAGAGCATTCCCGGCCGCATCGAAGGCCACATCGTTCGGCTGGTTTTTCGCATTGAACGTTTCGTAACTGCTGGTTCCCGAACCAGCAGTTACCACCTGCGAGGTCCGGTTTCCGAACGAGTCATAGCTCCACTGCAACCCTGTGGTACTCGATCCCGCGGCTACAAGACGGTTGAGGTTGTCGTATAGATAGGCATAGTTGCCATTCACCGAGTCGAACGCGTATCCCACATTGCTGTTCGGCTCATACCCCAGCGACCAGGCGTATTGCGATGGCAGAGGATTCGTTACCGATGCGGGGGACAGTTGCGCATTGATCTGCATCGTCATCGGCCCGACGCTTGTGACTATCGTCGATCCACCGGTTTCATCGTATGCCCTTGCCGTAAAGGTATGGACTCCAGGGTCGATATTGCTCACCTGGCCAGTGAATTGCCAACCGCTGTTTAGACAACTCTGATTTTGCAAATTGGCCGCCACATCTGTCCGAGTGATGCCGGTCTGCGCCTGTCCCACGTAGTTGCCATCCACCAGGATATCGACCCGGCTAATATTCGCCGCACAGGAGGTCTCGTTCTGGAATTCACCAACCCACCCTTTAGCAACGATGGTCCCGTTGAGCGGCATCACGGAAGTCTGGTTCGACGCGTTCTGCAACACATCGAAATTACTGCGCACAGCTGCCGTGTCTGCAACTACGCTGATGGGAACTGCCGCCGGTGAAAAACTCTGTCCTCCACTGTCGTAGACGATAACCGAGGCAGTGTGTTGCCCCACAGAGAGGTTTCCAATACTTCCGGTAAAATTCCAACCGCTATTGGCATACCGCTGATCCCCGAAGAAAATCGCGACATCGGGACGAGCCCCGCCTAGTGTGGCATATCCGATGGGCACACCATCGATTAGAACTTTTACAGCCCCGACAGGGGCATGCATCTGACTGTCGATTGCCCATCCACCAAGGGTCATCAGTCCCCCCGAGGTGATTTGGCCTGGGAGCGTGCCGTCTATGGTCCCGTTAGGAGCGGCATCGGCGCTGACGGTGATCGTGTTGTTGCCAGGCCCATCCACCAGGATTTGGCGATTTCCAGAGGCATCCAGGGCATAGGCATTTACCGTATGCGGCCCTACGGAAACGCCCCCGATGCTTCCGGTGAAGTTGTACCCGCAGTTCGCATGCTGCCCGTCGTTGCCATATATGATCTGTTGCACGTCGGGCCGGGATACTCCCAGAGAAGCATAACCAATGGGCGTCTGGTCGATGTCGATCTCAACGGCAGCCACTGGGCAGCTTTGCGCGTCACCTGCCCATCCACCAACCGTGAGCAAGCCGTTCTGGGGCAGTGCACTTCCGTTGATAGACAAATTGGGGAAGCGGACAACATCGTTATTGTAAAAAGTGTCCATGTTCCCAATCAAAGACGATGGGGAAGATGTCGGGGCCGCATTGAGGGCGTTATAGCTCGTCTGCCGCATTCGATTGTCGTACGAGCGGGTCTCATTCAGACCATTCCCCAGGCTCGACTCCAATAGACCCACCGGTCCATAAGAGGTAGCCTTGAAGAGATTAGACGGGCTCGCTGGCTGCTGGTATCCAGTGACAAGACTCAACCGGCCAGCGCTGTCATAACTCAATCCATGACCGCCATAATAGGCATTTCGTCCCACATCAGTGCCATGATCGTAACTGGTAGGGTTTCCTGCCAGGTCGTAAGTAAAGAATTGATCGATCCCGTCAGAGCCACACAGGCTGGCCACACAGGTAGACTTCATCGTCATCCGGCCCATCGCATCATAACTGTATATAGATTGGGTCACGTTAGGCACGGTAGCCGACGATAGCCGGCCAATCGTGTTGCACTGCACAAAACCAGTTCCCCCACAGCCGGCGGCTCCCCAATCGCCGGTTTCGTCGTAGCCAAAGGAAGCGCTAGCGGTCCCGTCCGAATACGTCTTCGATATCAACCGATTCAACGCATCGTAGTTGTAATTCGTCGTGATGCCGCGTGCATCCGTCTTGCTCTTTAGATTATTGTTGACGTCGTAAATGTAACTGATTGTTCCTGTTTCTGGATTTTGCGTTGCGAGCAGGCGGGAAAGTGAGTCGTAGGAGAAGGTGCGTGCGAGGTTAGGCCCAAAATGGACCGAGCATACCTTCGCGCCACCACCTTCGTTAATGCATTGCGTGGGCGCATATTGAGATATGCTTGCTAGATTATTAAGTGCATCGTAGGTGTACGCGGCGGAAGAACCTGCCGGCTCAACCACATTCGTCAGTCGACCAAATGCGTCTGATGTTCTCTGCCATGAATTACTTGCTTCATCAGTCTCTGTCACAGTGTTCTGAGAAAACTTCCACTGATGAGATGCGCCATCGGGCCACGTTGCTGAAACCTTTCTTTCGAGACCATCATAGGCAGATATTGCCAATCCATAGGTTGGGTCGGTGGCGCTTAGATATGGATTAGATTGCTTCCATATCTGCCCCATGCCATCGTATGTCGTATCTACAATGGCACCGCTGCTGACATTCTTTACTTCAACTGTTCGACCAAAACCATCCAGTTGGGTTGTTGTAACAACTCCGATCGGATTTGTGTCTTGCCAGGATGGATTTATGCCATCCGTATAAGCTCTTTGCGTATGTGCCCGCTGGCCATTGGTAGTTGGCCCATAGATATCCGTCAGGCGTCCCATTGTATCGTTGTAGTAAAAGTCGGTAGGCTGCAGATTTTCATCTACGCTCTCAGACATTTGGCCGTCTGAGAGACGATACGTATACGTCGTGACATGCGACACCCCATTCGTAGGGGGTGAAGTGACTGATGCTACGTAAGCATTCGTGTTTCCACTCGCGCTTGTATCGAAGAATTTTGATCCGGTATATGTATACTTTGTTGTTTCCGAAGCTGCATTTACATCGGAACAAGTCACGTTTCCACAAGGCGCTGTATGCGAAAGGATCTGACCAGTCTCGTCGTATGAATATGTATCTTCAGGCGATTGGCCTCCGGCAAGAACCTGAACTTGTTCCGTTAAATTGCCCCGAGCAACACTTACCCCTGTTCCATAGAGAGTTTCATCATGAGTGCCGGAGACTAATGATGAAACTGAGGCAAGTGATTGCCCCGTTCCCTGAGTGCATAACGAACTCCCGCCATCGTAGTAGAAGTCGGTCTCCGATACTGGAGTGGTGGAGCCGGAGCCATCGAATACTTGTTTCTTACAAGGACTATAAAACGTCCCGCCGAGCCCGCCTGTGAACGCTTGATATGTTGTTTGCGTCGAGCGATATTTAGCTGATTGACCGAAGTCGTACTCGTCTACTTCAGTGGGATAATTGAGAAAAGACGCACCTGGACCTGTCCATGTTGTAACGACGCTGGAAGAGGGTCCGCTGTTGAAACTTGTTGTTTTATTTAGAAGATGAAAGAGTTCGTCCCAGGTCTCGGTAACGGATTCCAGTGGAGTGGTGGGGCTCGCCCAATCAAAATATTGGATGGAACTTTCTACCGGCACTTGGCTAGGCCTGACACCCGCGACCTGGAAAGAAGGGTTTCCTCCAAACTGCGCAGGGACTTCAACACCTGTCATTGTGAATGCATTTTGTGGAGTATAGGTATATTGGGCCGTTTTTGTCGTCTGCCGCAGAACGTCCTGGGTAGTTACGGCTGTCGATTTGGTCTTCCACAAAATAGAATTAGCAGGATCCCATTGCGTGGAATACGTAAAAGTCTGTACCTGTGTCGTCGTCGTTCCTGACCCTACAGTTCGAGTACCAATGACGGCATTTTGATACTTGAAAACGCATGCATTTTCAAAGTAATGCCATCCCTCATTGGTTGGCCCGGCAGACTCATACCCATTGTCAAGAATGCTCGTGACCGACTGAATCCCAGTACCTCCCCCGCCGGGTGGAATCTGTTCGATTCCATCGAAGGTAACCACATCTGAAGGCTGATCGCTTTGCTTCCACTCATATTTGACCCACTCTCCTGATGGATAATCTATTTCAGATAAGAGGCCCCAATTGTTGTAATGAAACTGAAACGTATCCCCGTTTGGTAGAGCAATAGAGGAAATAGCTATATTTCCGCTGCCAAGTGTGGGCACTGTCGAGCAGTGAATAATGTCTACAAATGCACTCGACGAATACGAGGATGCTCCCAGTTGGCCGAAATCCTGCACGGGATTTGTGTTGAAGCCTGCAGTGCTACTCAAGAGGGATGCCCAGGTCAGCTTATAGTTATAATTTCCCACCTGAAGATTGGAGATCAGGGACGTTGGTACCTGCTTGGGAAATGATAATGCCGTCCGGCCAAGCGTGTCTGTAAAGCTATATGAGCCACTGGTACTACTCGATTTAATAATGTTGCCGTTACGATCCTCGATGCTATCCGGGAAGGATAACCACGATGATTGGGAGGCCGTGCTTTGATCCCCCAACAAAATGCCAGCAGGAGTACCGCCAGGCTGGGTAAATGAATAGGTCGTGCCATTAGAGTCATAGACCTTCAACGGAGGGACAACATTCTCTTGAGCTGGCACCCCTAAGGTTGCATAGACATAGGTATCCCCATTTGTGGAGTAATCTGTTGGGGGAGGGCAACCTCTCGTCGGTATCACCGAGGCAACTCGCAGGGGGTGCTGCTCACCACTTCCATCCTCGAAGATATAGTCGTCTGTACCTTGGTACGAATAGCCATTGTTATACGGACACCATGTCTGATACTCCTCCAGACTCACAGAAGGATAGCCGTATGACCAACCAGCCGTGTCATTAATGCCAAGGACGTCTTTCTGGAACCACTGAACAGCAGGTACATTTCCTTGGTCCGGGTCCGGCACGTAAGGGTCTGCACGCAATTCCCCTCTGGCATTCGAGTCATAGCGCATCATGAAGGGCTCCGTTAAACCCCTCCCAGCCGGTACAGGAAGCTGAATGCGTACGCTAACCGAGCCGTTAGCGGGATTCACAGTTTCAGCAAGATCCTGGATATAAGAGTGCCCGGCACCGAAAGTCGGCGTCATCGTTTCATTGCTGATGTTGATTGTCTGCGCTTGTATTTTGAATGAAGCACCGAAAATAACTACGACGAGCGCGAGTAACTTAAAATTCACAACATTGGAAGCCAAAAAACACCTCACCTGCATATTTGTGGGCATAAGGGCAAACGCCACCGTTAGCGCTCAGAACGCACAGTAGCAAAAATATAGATACGAATTCAATGGAGCTATCGTATTTGTCTGTCAAGATGACTTTGGTAGTCTACGACAGATATACGAATACTATGTTGCAACATCGGCGATTTGAGCTCGTACGTCTGTCATATCTGACCCTCTGAGGTTGGTGCAGGATACAGATTGCAAGATCAAAGCTGGCCACAATATTCCACGACGGGCCGTCGAGTGGAATTCAATTCCGACTGCGCCCACGGAGACTTTTTCTTATCTAGAGCAGGGTACCTATACGTTGGCTAACTCACTCCCTCACCACCCCACTCAGATGGTTCCCGATACGCATGGTCAACCGCCGATAGATCGCCCTTTCAGGGCTCGCCTTCTCGCTGGGTATTGTTACCCAGGGTTTCACCCTGGGCTATGATGGCGTCGCCCCTGCGGGGCTTAGTTTTGAGGCAGGTCTACAGGTCTGCAGGTCTGCAGGTCTACAGAAGGTCTGCAGGTCTGCAGAGCACCAGAGCACCGGAACATCGAAACCAGAACACCGAAACCCCAAAGCGACAGAGCACTAGAGCATCGGAGCGCTGGGGCACATGTGATTCACATGCAGGCTTCGCGTGACTCGATGACACGCCTACAGAAACAGGCTCGGATTAAGGTGCACCGGGCTTCGACAGGCTCTGCGGTTTTACCGGGCTTCGACGTGCTCTGCGTTTTCGACGCGTCCTACCTGCGGGGTCACCATGTTGCTGGTGTCCTTCATCGCGGCGATCGCCTCGTCGTAGCGTCCGCGCAGGGAGTTGGCGCGGATCTCTGCCATCTCTTCCAGCATCTTCATGCCGTCCTTGAGATAGCTGATGCGGCTGCGCTCGTCGTGGCCCCAGGTTACAGGGACCTCCGAGATTCTGTACTTCAGCCTTTGGGCAATAAATAAGATCTCTGGGTCGAAGCCCCAGCGCTCGATCGTCTGCAGACGGAAGATCGTCTGCGCGGCCTCGCGCTTGAAGGCTTTGAAGCCGCACTGCGTGTCCTTGAATGGCAGCCCGATCGCCAGCCGCGTCACCCTGTTGAAGCAGCGCCCAAAGAACCGGCGATACAGCGGTTGATGCACTGTTTGTTTTTGCTTGTCGAGCCAGCGCGAGCCGATCGCAACATCCGCACCGGCTTCGAGAGCCGCAAATAGCCGCTCCGCCTCTTCTATAGGTGAAGAGAGATCGGCATCGGTAAACATCACGATGTCGCCCGCGGCCTGGAGCAATCCATTGCGCACCGAATAGCCCTTGCCGCGATTGCCCGGATTCTTTACCAGGTGCAACCGCGAGTGCGTCTCCATCCAGTGCTGAACGATCGCGACCGTCTCGTCAGTCGAGCCATCGTCGACGACCAATACTTCGGCATCCCATCCACGCTGCTGCACGCAACTCATCACGCGCTCGAGTGTGCCCTCGATGCGCGCGTGCTCGTTAAAAGCCGGGATGATGATGCTCAAAGCTGGATGCGCCACGTTGTCTCTCTGTCCTTCTTCGCCTGTCGGCTCCATTCGTGCTCTTTCCCAAGCCAGCAGCGGCGGAGACGCCGGAAATACGCGCCCAATCATACGCTATCCATTTGACGCTTTGATATCTCTATCGCTCCAAAATTATCGCAGCCATCAGGCCTTTTGTGCACTTCGGCCCGGTTATTCCCTATCTCCCTACTTTCGCGCCCTGCTACACTCCACCTCATGCCGGAAGATTTTCCTCAACAGCCGCCGCCCTCCGCTCCCTACACCCCTGGAAGCTATGCCGCGCCAGCAGGCCAGCCGGGCGATCCCAATTTATATGGGCGCGCGGCCTATGGAGCTCCTCCACCGTATGGACGTCCTCCGGCTCCGCGCCGGTCCGGCTGGTTCTGGGTGGCCCTGATCGGGGGCATCGCCGCAGTCGTCATCATCGCGATCTGCATTACTGTCGCGTCCCTGGCGAAATCTCTCGGCAGCGATGCCGACGGCACTTCGAGCCTCGATTCCGACTCGATTGCGGTCATTGATGTCTCCGGCGTGATCCTCGACGCCGATAAGGTCGACAAGCAGCTCCAGAAGTTTGGAGATGACGATAACGTAAAGGCCATCATCCTGCACATCGACTCTCCCGGCGGCGGAGCGGCCGCCTCGCAGGAGATCTACCATGAGGTCTTGCGCATCCGGCAGGAGAAGCACAAGAAGATCGTCGCCTCCATTGAGAGCGTCGGAGCCTCCGGCGCGTACTATATTGCTTCGGCCTGCGACAAGATTTATGCCAACCCGGCTTCGGTCGTGGGCTCGGTCGGCGTCATTATGGAGTGGACCAACTACGGCGATCTGCTGCGCTGGGCCAAGATGAAGAATGTCGTCATCCATGCCGGAGAGCTCAAGGATGCAGGCGACCCCACCCGCGACCTTACCCCCAAGGAAGAGGCCTACTTCCAATCGCTGGTCGACAATATGTATGTCCAGTTCATCCATGACGTCGCCACCGGTCGCCATGTAGGCGATGACAAGATCAAGCCGCTCGCCACCGGACAGGTCTGGACCGGCGAACAGGCGCTTCCGCTCGGACTTATCGACGCCCAGGGCGGATTCCGGATTGCCCTCATCGATACCGCGCGTTCGGTGGGTATTAAGGATGAACCGCATATCGTTCGCCCCGCGAAAGAGAAGCACGGGCTGGCAGCTCTACTGAGCGACGGCACGGACGAGATCTTCCCAAATCCGTCGAAACTGCTCGATCGCGCTCCCGGTTTTTACTTTCTTTGGAAGTGATGGCATAAACTGAAACCGTCGGCAGGTTCTACCCGCCGGCACTTTGCATTCCCGGAGTCCTTGCCATGACCAAAGCCGAACTCGTCGACCACGTCATAGCCCTCGGCGATCTGACCCGCCGCGATGGCGAGGTTATCGTCGATACACTCTTCGACTCGATTATTGGAGCCGTCAAATCGGGCGACAAGGTTGAAGTCCGCGGATTTGGAAGCTTCCGTACGCGCCAGCGCAAGCCGCGCACCGGACGCAATCCGAAGACCGGGGCCTCTGTCTCGGTCCCGGCCAAGCGCGTCCCTTACTTCAAGCCAAGCAAGGACCTGCGCGACCTGATCAATCCAGGAGAGTCGAAGCCTGTCAGGGCTGCAAAGACTCAGGAACCTCATCAGCCCATCGATCCCCACCATCCGCCCGCAATGTAGTTGCGTTGCGCGGCCAGGATCATGAGCGTGCGGCGGAAGTACGCGGAGCCGCGCGCTGAAAGTAAGCGGTAACGTTTAAATTTCCCGGTAGCCCCATCACTCCTCATCACACCAAGGCAATCCCTTTGCTATTCTGACAGCCCCATGCAAATGAGACTGCTTGCTGCTATTCCACTCTTCGCGTTCCTCGCCCTGACCGGGTGCACCAGCAGCAGTATCAGCCCTCATGGAACATCCACGCCTCCACCGGTAGTAACTCAACCGCCGCCTCCCCCGCCTCCGCCACCTCCGCCACCTCCGCCACCTCCGCCTCCTCCGCCTCCACCGCCACCACCACCACCGCCGCCTCCGCCACCGCCACCGCCACCGCCACCACCACCACCTCCATCAGGATCCGGAGTCGGTTTTAGCGGCAAGGTACAAGGGCGTCAGCAGGCGATCGTCGGGGCTTCGGTGCAACTTTATGCAGCGGGCACTTCGGGAAATGGTTCTGCCCCACAGGCCTTGCTGTCCAGCGCGGTCACGACCGACGCAACCGGCAGCTTTACCGTGCCGTCCGGGTACACCTGCCCTTCCGCAACTGCTATCACTTATTTACTGGCAGAAGGCGGCCAGGCCGCAGGTGCGTCTTCGGCAAATGCCGATCTGTGGCTGATGGCTCCGATCGGCGCGTGTGGAGACATCACAGCATCGACCACAGCCGTTCTGAACGAGGTGACGACCGTGGCCTCGGCCTGGGCGCTGTCGCAATTTCTCGCGCCTGAAGGCAATCTGGGTGCGACCTCCACCAATGCCCTGGGCCTTGCCAATGCCGTTATCGTTGCGAATAACCTGGTCAATATCGCCACGGGAACCTCCCCGGGAGCGGCGGTGCCTGCCAACGTTACGGTTTCCACCGCGAAGCTGAATACGCTGGCTGATGCACTCTCATCGTGCATGGCTCCGGCGGGAGAGACAGCCTGCGCGGCGCTGCTCTCCGCTGCGACGACAAGCGGAACGACTCCCGGCAATACGCTGGATGCGGCGCTCAATATCGCACGTCATCCAGCCAACAACGTGAGCAGCATCTATACGCTGGCACAGGCGAATGCTATCTTTCCATCCTTGACCGCCGCTCCGCCGGACTGGCTGCTCTACAGGACGATTACGGGCGGCGGCCTGGAGCAGACGCCAAGGGCCATCGCCATCGATTCTGCCGGTAACGTCTGGGTAGCGACTGACTATGGTGCGGTCGCGAAGTTCTCTACGAACGGCACTCCTGTCGCCCCAGAAGGGTTCACAGGTACCGGTGTTAACGAATCTAGAAGCATGGCACTGGATGTCCATGACAACGTATGGATCGCAAACCGGGAGACCACGCAAAACAGCGGCCTTGGCGATGTTATAGAACTGTCCCCAACAGGTCAGTTACTCTCCGGCACAGGCGGCTTTACGGACGGAGGCATCAATTTCCCCCAGGGCATTGCTACCGATCCGAACGGAAATGTATGGGTAGCGAACGCCAATCTCTCTACGGTCACCCTGCTCAATGACAGCGGCACGGTGCTTGCTGCCTCAATTGGTGCAGGGGGAGGATTGATCGCGGTACCTGACGCTATCGCTGTGGATGCCAACGATAATGCATGGGTCGGCAACACTGGCGCTGGCTCGACGATCACTCGAATCTCTTCCGACGGCTCGCAGGTGACGAACCTCACGTGCTGC encodes:
- a CDS encoding transposase, coding for MRELFEESLEKMRIKYDFYINAYVVMPEHVHLLISEPKRAILAKAHDAITSLPIDSEPRRQTVMAGRYRCKRPSLPSAQIAT
- a CDS encoding RHS repeat-associated core domain-containing protein — translated: MASNVVNFKLLALVVVIFGASFKIQAQTINISNETMTPTFGAGHSYIQDLAETVNPANGSVSVRIQLPVPAGRGLTEPFMMRYDSNARGELRADPYVPDPDQGNVPAVQWFQKDVLGINDTAGWSYGYPSVSLEEYQTWCPYNNGYSYQGTDDYIFEDGSGEQHPLRVASVIPTRGCPPPTDYSTNGDTYVYATLGVPAQENVVPPLKVYDSNGTTYSFTQPGGTPAGILLGDQSTASQSSWLSFPDSIEDRNGNIIKSSSTSGSYSFTDTLGRTALSFPKQVPTSLISNLQVGNYNYKLTWASLLSSTAGFNTNPVQDFGQLGASSYSSSAFVDIIHCSTVPTLGSGNIAISSIALPNGDTFQFHYNNWGLLSEIDYPSGEWVKYEWKQSDQPSDVVTFDGIEQIPPGGGGTGIQSVTSILDNGYESAGPTNEGWHYFENACVFKYQNAVIGTRTVGSGTTTTQVQTFTYSTQWDPANSILWKTKSTAVTTQDVLRQTTKTAQYTYTPQNAFTMTGVEVPAQFGGNPSFQVAGVRPSQVPVESSIQYFDWASPTTPLESVTETWDELFHLLNKTTSFNSGPSSSVVTTWTGPGASFLNYPTEVDEYDFGQSAKYRSTQTTYQAFTGGLGGTFYSPCKKQVFDGSGSTTPVSETDFYYDGGSSLCTQGTGQSLASVSSLVSGTHDETLYGTGVSVARGNLTEQVQVLAGGQSPEDTYSYDETGQILSHTAPCGNVTCSDVNAASETTKYTYTGSKFFDTSASGNTNAYVASVTSPPTNGVSHVTTYTYRLSDGQMSESVDENLQPTDFYYNDTMGRLTDIYGPTTNGQRAHTQRAYTDGINPSWQDTNPIGVVTTTQLDGFGRTVEVKNVSSGAIVDTTYDGMGQIWKQSNPYLSATDPTYGLAISAYDGLERKVSATWPDGASHQWKFSQNTVTETDEASNSWQRTSDAFGRLTNVVEPAGSSAAYTYDALNNLASISQYAPTQCINEGGGAKVCSVHFGPNLARTFSYDSLSRLLATQNPETGTISYIYDVNNNLKSKTDARGITTNYNYDALNRLISKTYSDGTASASFGYDETGDWGAAGCGGTGFVQCNTIGRLSSATVPNVTQSIYSYDAMGRMTMKSTCVASLCGSDGIDQFFTYDLAGNPTSYDHGTDVGRNAYYGGHGLSYDSAGRLSLVTGYQQPASPSNLFKATSYGPVGLLESSLGNGLNETRSYDNRMRQTSYNALNAAPTSSPSSLIGNMDTFYNNDVVRFPNLSINGSALPQNGLLTVGGWAGDAQSCPVAAVEIDIDQTPIGYASLGVSRPDVQQIIYGNDGQHANCGYNFTGSIGGVSVGPHTVNAYALDASGNRQILVDGPGNNTITVSADAAPNGTIDGTLPGQITSGGLMTLGGWAIDSQMHAPVGAVKVLIDGVPIGYATLGGARPDVAIFFGDQRYANSGWNFTGSIGNLSVGQHTASVIVYDSGGQSFSPAAVPISVVADTAAVRSNFDVLQNASNQTSVMPLNGTIVAKGWVGEFQNETSCAANISRVDILVDGNYVGQAQTGITRTDVAANLQNQSCLNSGWQFTGQVSNIDPGVHTFTARAYDETGGSTIVTSVGPMTMQINAQLSPASVTNPLPSQYAWSLGYEPNSNVGYAFDSVNGNYAYLYDNLNRLVAAGSSTTGLQWSYDSFGNRTSQVVTAGSGTSSYETFNAKNQPNDVAFDAAGNALGTGVVPLQYDAESRLINANGTRYVYDAEGQRVAKYSGNTLTNVYLYDQAGHVITELDGSFNVIRREVYAGSRHLGTYDQNGNLTYVLSDWLGTERARANSAGTLCETTTSQPFGDNQQSSGTCFPSPTFFTGKERDTESGLDYFGARYYGSNMGRWMSPDYSHDPDPVPYADLSDPQSLNLYGYVGNNPLSQTDDDGHCYGQSQSSIWSCIGGFFHNLFAASNDNSSVTTSQTGFVSVGPVSVNVGGVASGMVTELRNESQDAYGSLRGHQGQGQPPIPLNNDSQRIGAGIIFAGMLAIPDAGEATDAIEIHHLLPRQFASFFERAGLDVEDHTIPLGRTQHRLKPNGVHAQGSDGWNQTWARWIENNGNASKQQILAQLARMRKAFGI